In Leptolyngbya sp. SIO1E4, one DNA window encodes the following:
- the ffh gene encoding signal recognition particle protein, whose protein sequence is MFEALSDRLEGAWKKLRGQDKISEANIQEALREVRRALLEADVNLQVVKTFIADVQEKAQGAAVVAGVDPGQQFIKIVNDELVHIMGETNAPLAQVENAPTVVLMAGLQGTGKTTATAKLALHLRKEKRSTLLVATDVYRPAAIDQLVTLGKQIDVPVFEMGSDADPVEIARQGIAHAKAEGVDTVIVDTAGRLQIDPTMMAELANIKSAIQPHEVLLVVDAMTGQEAANLTQTFHEQIGITGAILTKMDGDARGGAALSVRQISGQPIKFIGVGEKVEALQPFYPERMASRILGMGDVLTLVEKAQEAVDIADAEKLQKKILEAKFDFNDFLKQMRLMKNMGSLGGIMKLIPGMAGKISDDQLQQGETQLKRVEAMINSMTKAERTQPELLSGSPSRRRRIAKGSGYQDKDVSKLVSDFQKMRSMMQQMGSGQMGVPGMGGGFPGMGGGFPGMGGGFPGMGGGGPQPGFRGYPGMGGGGKKKKKGKKKKGFGQL, encoded by the coding sequence ATGTTTGAAGCTCTTTCTGATCGTCTTGAAGGTGCCTGGAAAAAGCTCCGTGGCCAGGACAAAATTAGCGAAGCCAATATTCAGGAAGCTCTGCGAGAGGTTCGTCGGGCCTTGTTAGAGGCAGACGTAAATCTTCAAGTCGTTAAGACCTTCATTGCCGATGTGCAAGAAAAGGCCCAGGGAGCCGCAGTGGTTGCAGGGGTCGACCCGGGTCAACAGTTCATCAAAATCGTCAATGATGAGCTGGTTCATATCATGGGAGAAACCAACGCTCCCCTGGCCCAGGTAGAAAACGCCCCAACAGTTGTTCTGATGGCAGGTTTGCAGGGCACGGGTAAAACTACCGCCACCGCTAAACTGGCGCTGCATCTACGCAAAGAAAAACGATCAACCCTACTGGTCGCAACAGACGTCTATCGTCCTGCAGCCATTGATCAGCTTGTCACCCTGGGCAAACAAATCGATGTCCCCGTGTTTGAGATGGGTAGCGATGCTGACCCAGTAGAGATTGCCCGGCAGGGCATTGCGCACGCGAAGGCAGAAGGGGTAGACACCGTCATTGTGGATACAGCGGGTCGCCTGCAAATTGACCCAACGATGATGGCGGAGTTAGCCAATATTAAATCCGCCATCCAGCCCCATGAAGTTCTGCTGGTCGTTGACGCGATGACCGGTCAAGAAGCGGCTAATTTAACCCAGACTTTCCATGAGCAGATCGGCATTACAGGGGCCATTCTCACCAAAATGGATGGGGATGCTCGCGGGGGTGCAGCCCTCTCAGTTCGGCAGATTTCTGGCCAGCCCATTAAATTTATCGGGGTAGGTGAAAAAGTTGAAGCGCTACAGCCTTTCTATCCTGAACGCATGGCCTCCCGAATTTTGGGCATGGGCGATGTGCTCACCCTGGTAGAAAAAGCTCAAGAAGCCGTCGATATTGCCGATGCTGAGAAGCTTCAGAAGAAGATTCTGGAAGCGAAATTTGACTTCAATGACTTTCTGAAGCAAATGCGCCTCATGAAGAATATGGGGTCTCTCGGCGGCATCATGAAGCTGATTCCAGGGATGGCAGGCAAAATCTCTGACGATCAGCTCCAGCAGGGCGAAACCCAACTCAAGCGGGTGGAAGCCATGATCAACTCTATGACTAAAGCGGAACGCACCCAGCCTGAGCTACTTTCGGGCTCTCCCAGCCGTCGCCGCCGCATCGCCAAGGGATCTGGCTATCAAGACAAAGATGTCAGTAAATTGGTGAGCGATTTCCAGAAAATGCGCAGCATGATGCAGCAAATGGGGTCTGGGCAGATGGGTGTCCCTGGCATGGGCGGCGGCTTTCCTGGCATGGGTGGCGGTTTCCCTGGCATGGGTGGTGGCTTTCCCGGGATGGGCGGCGGTGGGCCCCAACCCGGGTTTCGGGGCTATCCTGGCATGGGTGGTGGCGGCAAGAAGAAAAAGAAAGGCAAGAAGAAGAAGGGATTCGGGCAGTTATAG
- a CDS encoding GAF domain-containing protein, which translates to MSQGAWSNNWLGFRSTGLSWLGWVRSHWAGHRDTAMTYKQTDQVLETTEQAVGEISQHPSEPDVPAWWPVIERYSRLLVAVVNLRDHRIEWVSDRFRKLVGMTGTPPTLGDAVLHRLEPDDQQFVRERVRRHVLNAILTTRYNRTDLLSSRWLHEPLILSVKPLEEDRARFVEFSVSSDRIRLVSLAPAVESALDACWSGTPDAASVMQQINDPQAPLQTVLQLLNPQTYQASGTILLEGMDVTDREVAQRLVHLLLDRESILQPHRFRQANHLLKRLFRATDSLILTAEADTATVYLDLDSPDWAVHLLSVQSLQESPLFQAAYRGTVLNMQDLLHQCPENLEILLRERGVKSLLVLPLVVKSTRLKASSQLLGLLAVMSDQYDAFDTIDEHHARTLVPALTIAMRHTVNERLTNIHESVRWRFEEEAERRSLGLPPEPIVFNEVYPLYGISDIRGSSHERNRAIQKDLLTQFQLGLAVAEAVCTAVDTAFAHQFRADLLAHMEQLQQRVTVDAEVTLLRYLRENLEAHFDFFRTCGEPAEAAIAAYQAAQDPEQGCIYAARAVYDQTVQTINQSLRDTWHRWQRTLQTVTRHYCDIETTDGIDHMIYAGQAIDSTFTDFHLRSLRYEQLRAMCDCARTSFRLKAEHQTDMEITHLVLVQDSTVDITHDENTERLFDVRGTRDTRYEIVKKRIDKALDSKTQERITQPGCLTLVYSTNQEWQEYQEYLRYLQREGWIGIEVEQGSVEPLQGVTGLKFARVRVLEA; encoded by the coding sequence ATGAGTCAAGGTGCGTGGAGTAACAATTGGCTAGGGTTTCGCTCGACAGGACTGTCTTGGTTAGGGTGGGTGCGATCGCATTGGGCTGGGCACAGGGATACCGCAATGACCTATAAACAAACCGATCAGGTGTTGGAGACAACCGAGCAAGCGGTCGGAGAGATCTCTCAACACCCTTCTGAACCCGATGTTCCGGCCTGGTGGCCGGTAATCGAGCGTTATAGCCGTTTGCTGGTAGCGGTGGTAAATCTTCGCGATCATCGTATTGAGTGGGTCAGCGATCGCTTCCGTAAACTAGTCGGCATGACAGGGACCCCGCCAACGTTAGGGGACGCCGTCTTGCATCGTCTGGAACCCGATGACCAACAATTCGTTCGTGAGCGTGTCCGCCGTCATGTCCTGAACGCGATTTTGACGACCCGATACAATCGCACTGACTTACTCTCCTCACGTTGGCTCCACGAGCCGCTGATTCTGTCAGTCAAGCCGTTAGAAGAAGATCGCGCCCGGTTTGTCGAGTTTTCGGTGAGTAGCGATCGCATTCGTTTGGTTTCCCTTGCCCCAGCTGTGGAATCAGCGTTGGATGCTTGTTGGTCGGGGACCCCGGATGCTGCGTCGGTCATGCAACAAATTAATGACCCACAGGCCCCATTACAGACGGTGCTGCAGCTTCTAAACCCTCAAACCTACCAGGCCAGCGGCACCATTTTGTTGGAAGGAATGGATGTGACCGATCGCGAAGTTGCGCAGCGGCTCGTCCATCTCTTGTTGGATCGAGAATCGATTTTGCAACCCCATCGCTTTCGGCAAGCTAATCACCTGCTCAAACGCCTGTTTCGCGCGACCGACAGCCTGATTCTGACTGCAGAGGCCGATACGGCAACGGTGTATCTGGATTTAGACAGCCCGGATTGGGCGGTTCATCTCCTATCGGTTCAATCACTGCAGGAATCACCGCTATTTCAGGCTGCGTATCGCGGCACCGTGCTCAACATGCAAGACCTGCTCCATCAGTGTCCAGAGAATCTTGAGATCCTGTTGAGGGAGCGGGGAGTCAAGTCGCTATTAGTGCTGCCATTAGTGGTGAAGTCGACCCGCCTCAAAGCCTCTTCCCAACTGTTGGGGCTATTAGCCGTCATGAGTGATCAGTATGACGCCTTTGACACTATTGATGAACACCATGCCAGAACCTTGGTGCCTGCCCTGACGATCGCCATGCGGCACACGGTGAACGAACGATTAACCAACATTCATGAATCAGTACGCTGGCGCTTTGAAGAAGAAGCTGAACGCCGGAGCTTGGGATTGCCGCCGGAGCCGATAGTCTTCAATGAGGTGTATCCCCTCTATGGCATTTCGGATATTCGCGGCTCTTCCCATGAGCGTAACCGAGCCATCCAGAAGGATTTGTTGACGCAGTTTCAGCTGGGGCTGGCTGTCGCAGAGGCGGTGTGTACGGCGGTGGATACTGCCTTTGCCCATCAGTTTCGGGCTGACTTGCTAGCCCATATGGAGCAGCTGCAGCAGCGGGTGACGGTGGATGCAGAAGTCACGTTACTGCGATATTTGCGAGAAAATCTGGAAGCGCATTTCGACTTTTTTCGCACCTGTGGAGAACCTGCTGAAGCCGCGATCGCAGCTTACCAGGCAGCTCAAGATCCAGAACAGGGCTGCATTTATGCTGCGCGTGCTGTATACGACCAAACGGTGCAAACCATTAACCAATCACTGCGAGATACCTGGCACCGTTGGCAGCGTACCCTGCAAACGGTAACCCGCCACTATTGTGACATTGAAACCACCGATGGCATTGACCATATGATCTATGCGGGGCAGGCGATCGACAGCACCTTCACAGACTTTCACTTGCGCAGTCTGCGCTACGAGCAACTGCGGGCCATGTGTGACTGTGCGCGTACCAGCTTCCGACTGAAAGCCGAGCATCAAACAGACATGGAAATCACCCACCTGGTGCTGGTACAAGACTCGACGGTGGATATTACCCACGACGAGAACACCGAGCGCCTGTTCGATGTTCGAGGCACCCGCGACACGCGGTATGAAATTGTGAAAAAGCGCATCGACAAAGCCTTAGACTCTAAGACCCAGGAGCGGATTACGCAACCCGGCTGCTTGACGCTGGTGTATTCCACCAATCAAGAGTGGCAAGAATACCAAGAATATCTGCGCTATCTGCAACGAGAAGGCTGGATTGGCATTGAGGTTGAACAAGGCTCGGTCGAACCGCTTCAGGGAGTAACCGGATTAAAATTTGCTCGTGTTCGGGTGTTAGAGGCCTAA
- a CDS encoding DegT/DnrJ/EryC1/StrS family aminotransferase codes for MIPRKRLDIAWADLLFGIKGCLQLESRRVIERRLERLWSQERASLACLSVRSGFDALLQVFDFEPETEILVSAITIHGMTRIIEAHGLVPVPIDLDCTQLAVRSESMAKAVTPRTKAILVAHLFGSHMPMEPILRVAQLHNLIVIEDCAQAYAGHQYRGHPQSDVTMFSFGPIKTSTALAGGILQFRDTLLRNAVCAYQNRWPIHSRLWFLVRICKYALLMALSYRATYRVFVGACSAFNMNHDRLIGNIVRGFPGNKFFTQIRQRPSSALLLLLERRLTRFDPGRIVARIDLAEQLIRLTSSIRRPGSRACDHTHWVFPILCDSPEQLMHSLWRQGFDATQGGSSLYVLDPPANCPELYPVAAKQIFQQLLYLPVHEGMSPQDIERLANALNKYDGTQRTSNRNRLLTSKST; via the coding sequence GTGATTCCCCGAAAACGTCTTGACATTGCTTGGGCAGATCTTCTGTTTGGCATTAAAGGTTGTTTACAGCTAGAGAGTCGCCGGGTGATTGAGCGGCGACTTGAGCGGTTATGGTCTCAGGAAAGGGCCAGTCTTGCCTGCCTATCAGTCCGGAGTGGCTTCGATGCACTCCTGCAAGTATTCGACTTCGAGCCTGAAACTGAAATTTTGGTGTCAGCCATCACCATTCATGGCATGACACGCATTATTGAGGCCCATGGTCTTGTTCCTGTGCCGATTGACCTAGACTGCACGCAGCTGGCTGTGCGGTCTGAGTCTATGGCAAAAGCAGTGACACCACGCACGAAAGCGATCCTCGTCGCTCACTTGTTTGGTAGCCATATGCCTATGGAACCGATACTGCGTGTTGCCCAACTGCACAACCTTATCGTCATTGAAGACTGTGCCCAAGCTTATGCGGGTCATCAGTATCGGGGGCATCCTCAGAGCGATGTCACGATGTTTAGCTTTGGCCCTATTAAAACTTCGACAGCCCTGGCCGGAGGCATTCTACAGTTTCGCGATACTCTTCTTCGGAATGCGGTGTGCGCATATCAGAATCGTTGGCCCATACACAGTCGTCTGTGGTTTCTAGTCCGAATTTGTAAATATGCTTTGCTAATGGCGCTTTCTTACCGCGCTACTTACCGTGTTTTTGTCGGGGCATGTTCTGCCTTCAACATGAATCACGATCGTCTGATTGGCAACATCGTCCGAGGATTTCCAGGCAATAAGTTCTTCACACAAATTCGACAAAGGCCTTCTTCTGCTCTGCTATTGCTTTTAGAGCGTCGGCTTACGCGATTTGATCCGGGCAGAATTGTTGCGCGTATAGACCTGGCGGAGCAGTTGATAAGACTGACATCTAGCATCAGGCGACCAGGCAGTCGAGCCTGTGACCATACTCACTGGGTTTTTCCGATTCTCTGCGACTCTCCAGAACAATTGATGCACTCTTTATGGCGCCAAGGCTTTGATGCTACCCAGGGTGGGTCAAGCCTATACGTTCTTGATCCGCCAGCGAATTGCCCTGAATTGTATCCGGTAGCAGCCAAGCAAATCTTTCAGCAATTATTGTATCTGCCTGTCCATGAGGGTATGTCGCCACAGGATATTGAACGATTGGCCAACGCTTTGAACAAATATGATGGTACTCAGAGAACTTCTAATCGGAATCGACTATTAACGAGCAAATCCACGTAA